Proteins from a genomic interval of Chionomys nivalis chromosome 7, mChiNiv1.1, whole genome shotgun sequence:
- the Smarcd2 gene encoding SWI/SNF-related matrix-associated actin-dependent regulator of chromatin subfamily D member 2, giving the protein MSGRGAGGFPLPPLSPGGGAVAAALGAPPPPAGPGMLPNPALRGPGPSGGMGVPGAAAFRPMGPAGPAAQYQRPGMSPGSRMPMAGLQVGPPAGSPFGTAAPLRPGMPPTMMDPFRKRLLVPQAQPPMPAQRRGLKRRKMADKVLPQRIRELVPESQAYMDLLAFERKLDQTIARKRMEIQEAIKKPLTQKRKLRIYISNTFSPSKTDGDNAGTAGTPGGTPAADKVASWELRVEGKLLDDPSKQKRKFSSFFKSLVIELDKELYGPDNHLVEWHRMPTTQETDGFQVKRPGDLNVKCTLLLMLDHQPPQYKLDPRLARLLGVHTQTRAAIMQALWLYIKHNQLQDGHEREYINCNRYFRQIFSCGRLRFSEIPMKLAGLLQHPDPIVINHVISVDPNDQKKTACYDIDVEVDDPLKAQMSNFLASTTNQQEIASLDVKIHETIESINQLKTQRDFMLSFSTDPQDFIQEWLRSQRRDLKIITDVIGNPEEERRAAFYHQPWAQEAVGRHIFAKVQQRRQELEQVLGIRLT; this is encoded by the exons ATGTCGGGCCGTGGCGCGGGCGGGTTCCCGTTGCCCCCGCTGAGCCCCGGCGGCGGCGCCGTCGCCGCGGCCCTTGGTGCGCCGCCTCCTCCTGCGGGACCCGGAATGCTGCCCAACCCGGCTCTCCGAGGCCCGGGGCCTTCTGGAGGCATGGGGGTCCCGGGAGCCGCCGCCTTCCGCCCCATGGGCCCCGCGGGCCCCGCGGCACAGTACCAG CGACCTGGCATGTCACCAGGAAGCAGGATGCCCATGGCTGGCTTGCAGGTGGGACCTCCAGCTGGCTCCCCATTTGGCACTGCTGCACCACTTCGACCTGGCATGCCACCTACCATGATGGATCCATTCCGAAAACGCCTGCTTGTGCCTCAGGCCCAGCCCCCCATGCCTGCCCAGCGCCGAGG GTTAAAGAGGAGGAAGATGGCAGATAAGGTTCTACCTCAGCGA ATCCGGGAACTTGTCCCAGAGTctcaggcatacatggatctcTTAGCTTTTGAGAGGAAGCTGGACCAGACCATTGCTCGCAAGCGGATGGAGATCCAAGAGGCTATCAAAAAGCCTCTGACG CAAAAACGAAAACTTCGGATCTATATTTCCAATACATTCAGCCCCAGCAAGACAGATGGTGATAATGCAGGAACTGCAGGGACCCCCGGGGGAACCCCAGCAGCAGACAAGGTGGCTTCCTGGGAGCTTCGAGTGGAGGGAAAACTTCTGGATGAT CCCAGCAAACAGAAGAGGAAGTTCTCATCTTTCTTCAAGAGCCTTGTCATCGAGCTGGACAAGGAGCTGTATGGGCCTGACAACCACCTGGTGGAG TGGCATCGGATGCCCACCACCCAAGAAACAGATGGCTTTCAAGTGAAACGACCAGGAGACCTCAATGTCAAGTGCACCCTCCTGCTCATGCTGGATCATCAG CCTCCTCAGTATAAACTGGACCCCCGGCTAGCAAGGCTGCTGGGAGTGCACACACAGACGAGGGCTGCCATCATGCAAGCGCTGTGGCTTTACATCAAACACAACCAGCTGCAGGACGGACATGAGCGGGAGTACATCAACTGCAATCGTTACTTCCGCCAG ATCTTCAGTTGTGGCCGACTCCGTTTCTCTGAGATTCCCATGAAGCTGGCTGGATTGCTGCAGCATCCAGACCCCATTGTTATCAATCATGTCATTAg CGTGGATCCTAATGACCAGAAGAAGACAGCCTGCTACGACATTGATGTGGAGGTGGATGACCCACTGAAGGCCCAGATGAGCAACTTTCTGGCCTCCACCACCAATCAGCAGGAGATTGCCTCTCTTGATGTCAAG ATCCATGAGACTATTGAGTCCATCAACCAGCTGAAGACCCAGAGGGACTTCATGCTTAGCTTTAGCACTGACCCCCAGGACTTCATCCAAGAATGGCTCCGTTCCCAACGCCGAGACCTCAAG ATCATCACGGATGTGATTGGGAACCCTGAGGAGGAGAGACGAGCTGCTTTCTACCACCAGCCCTGGGCTCAGGAAGCAGTTGGGAGGCACATCTTTGCTAAG GTGCAGCAGCGAAGGCAGGAACTGGAACAGGTGCTGGGAATTCGCCTGACCTAA